TGAGCAGCATTTGGTTATAGCCACGATCTTTTAAGCGTTCTGTAGAAATTGGCATGGGCACGATGGCTTGGACTTTTGGAAGTCTTAAATTTAAAAGACTGTGAGCAAGTAAGTTTTGATATTGCAGTTGTTGTTCGTATTTATAGGTTTGAATAATGCGATTGATTGGAAAATCATAGTGATGTGCGCAAAGGATATTTTGTTCATGGCGTATAGTATGTTGTTTAAACCAAGGCAGTTGTTCCCAACAATCATTGCAGAGTGAATGCTGTTGTTGGCGGTCGATACCACAAAGCAGGCAAGGGGAAATGCTTTGTACGCCTTTGTAGAGTAGTTGGTTGATAAATTGGAGCATATTTTTGTTCTTTTTTATTTTTGAATATTGATTCTAATACCATTCAATCAAAGTTGGGTAATATAAATTTAAGGTTTGCACTGCCTTAATTTACAGTGAAAAGTTTAAATGAATTTGTGTAGGCAATTCTTTACTTTTGACTGGACAAAAGTAAAAAAACCTCTTTGTTGGGCAAAGGGCACGTCCATGATGCCCTTGCCCAACGGCGACATCCATGTCGCCTAACGCGATAGCAAATTCCTTTGTGATTTTTTCTTTTATTTTGTAAAGAGGTATTTAAACATACGCATATCTAGGTGCTTCAGGTAACCATCTTTTCAGTAATGCTTCTGCATTTTCAGGATAATCTTTTAACACTTGGCTTGCGACATAATGTGCTTGATTGAGCAAATGATCATCTCTTTCAAGTTTGGCGACGCGAAAGCCCATATCTCCTGTTTGTTTGGTGCCGAGTAA
The DNA window shown above is from Acinetobacter piscicola and carries:
- a CDS encoding ComF family protein, giving the protein MLQFINQLLYKGVQSISPCLLCGIDRQQQHSLCNDCWEQLPWFKQHTIRHEQNILCAHHYDFPINRIIQTYKYEQQLQYQNLLAHSLLNLRLPKVQAIVPMPISTERLKDRGYNQMLLIAKIMARELKVPVWQPVIRAAQHSQKGLSRIERLENIENQFQIIPAEKRKYKKVLIIDDVVTTGSSIHALNQALEKLGCQQIYSACIAVAGTK